A genomic stretch from Pseudobacteriovorax antillogorgiicola includes:
- a CDS encoding zinc-dependent metalloprotease: MTRFLSSKPVALALMLVVTALPACQKKRSPEFVQGDGDGLYSIESLVNQTFEIETGTKIKDGLANVTTATNLIVNGEKQVLNHVDIVEFFLNDPRFNVNSSNVLYDFFGKANTKYEARYSLTENHLIVNKVAAEDEIPSSEKTYAQVLADGRYAVPMFGFPISKYRIENVQDSRGKSTNQKTKIAEDFLSQSTHVTVDVGRVEIFESLDKRDLFPADFFKEGEAWFYEKTLVDRPSGVLRDVDGDGRTYESELGHQYSSGKIGFKLTQSSIIAFDLNIAEEIPEERSKKILFELPVEWLDFRLKQSKLAEVELKDGVIGSRPWQERSFARLSLKRADRLDAANEDSQKIELLEIDDDYFGFKIFNSETQNTIMFSFAKQTDPKKPRVYPLTDFQNFGYFETTKATIKGDVNNNRIDEQNAGRFLNRIYPKKGENTVKIYLTKDSAKHPDGDYAKAVEAAVASWNKAFSAANAGFTLEFAGSEDKDRVENGDVRYHKVAIYAEDRISKLLGFGPSLQDSTTGETFSSTNHIYLRNYKNELKRSIQQFIYWQLGAYDGLAIDSIESLIGTQALASEARSNFDRGLAFTSMSSQFSRLIDEDSTVNVDYDTDTPLTLGMSKPNLDGRMCEFLENSLPITVKKIKEKCYQLKDGKPTLFATYLELIKSERDAGNPKYSLTLTSNGQEIDEKSALEDCASRLIGDKLRATMVHEFGHNYGLRHNFAGSSDAKNFSKDEDTQENQTSTSVMDYAHSDADRIVNLGSYDFAAVKYAYGNKVDLINSTGELLEVSILDGESLKEVEERHPGYFVKPYKFCTDDHLVTGDVYRFQISDYDPMCRKWDEGGTPKQVVEDVARRFQARVLTNSRLLDRVESQSPSSFENYATRSYFSHMKQIYDYFRWLLVEKDPTAVFSDLWDLEDMSVSTYERMVAKKVVLDKNLEEYYEGAELVKEILLDIVRTNNKYCLLSDENDPQSVPLALGFGAIRNQLARTGNLVNNCAQVSIPEEWYTDFQKSIRSDFDEGQPVSLVTTQFGLVHEDLISPDPQDDRGLVKSEIGFGATKKAALATIFADQYKLVKGSKTYNVQATIDIWDAKFAPRIAQDPRIKSELLTFVLDRSMYGIRMTGDGSNEKHLLFGTVDRDYYPVFKDDSEYLKKMISGLKGVLSDNEKKPFKEDDVRRSDDSETYKSSQGYDPAAYSVLVKGFAHTFYNKRINPHSFVIAQKLNLLYAAREAHLENLDLSDSDKVRKDRQAVVQKIIDNRLYPEMSRANLRTRSADFYVQEYNKLAQLGQYFDNQSSEVQAQIELLEALINLPK, from the coding sequence ATGACTAGATTTCTATCTTCTAAACCAGTAGCCTTAGCATTGATGCTTGTCGTCACTGCCTTGCCAGCTTGCCAGAAAAAGAGATCTCCAGAGTTCGTTCAGGGTGATGGCGATGGACTTTATTCAATTGAAAGCCTGGTAAATCAAACTTTTGAAATAGAGACTGGTACTAAGATCAAAGATGGTCTTGCAAACGTTACAACAGCTACCAACCTCATTGTTAATGGTGAAAAACAAGTTCTTAACCATGTTGATATCGTCGAATTCTTTCTCAATGACCCCAGGTTCAATGTCAATTCCTCAAACGTACTATATGACTTTTTTGGCAAGGCCAACACCAAGTATGAAGCAAGATATTCACTTACAGAAAACCACCTTATTGTGAATAAAGTTGCTGCCGAAGATGAGATTCCTTCCAGTGAGAAAACATACGCCCAGGTACTTGCCGATGGACGCTATGCAGTACCCATGTTTGGGTTTCCAATCTCGAAGTATCGCATAGAGAACGTTCAGGACTCCCGTGGTAAGAGCACGAATCAAAAAACTAAGATCGCGGAGGATTTTCTATCTCAATCGACCCACGTAACTGTAGATGTAGGAAGAGTAGAGATCTTTGAATCCCTTGACAAGCGAGACCTGTTCCCTGCTGACTTCTTTAAAGAGGGTGAAGCTTGGTTCTATGAAAAGACTCTCGTTGATCGCCCATCAGGAGTTCTTCGAGATGTTGATGGAGACGGTAGAACATACGAAAGTGAGCTTGGGCATCAATACTCTTCAGGGAAAATTGGATTTAAGCTCACTCAAAGCTCAATCATTGCCTTCGACCTAAATATTGCAGAAGAAATCCCAGAAGAGCGGAGTAAAAAAATTCTATTCGAACTTCCAGTAGAATGGCTGGATTTCCGTTTAAAACAAAGCAAACTGGCAGAAGTTGAGCTAAAAGATGGCGTGATTGGCTCTCGACCATGGCAAGAGCGATCTTTCGCGAGACTTTCCCTAAAACGTGCTGATCGCCTAGATGCTGCAAACGAAGATAGCCAAAAAATTGAGCTTCTGGAGATTGATGATGACTATTTTGGTTTCAAAATTTTCAATTCGGAAACACAGAATACCATCATGTTTTCTTTTGCAAAACAAACAGACCCTAAAAAACCCAGAGTATACCCACTGACAGACTTTCAAAACTTTGGCTATTTTGAAACTACCAAAGCTACTATCAAAGGTGACGTCAACAACAATCGGATTGACGAGCAAAATGCTGGTCGTTTCCTCAACAGAATCTATCCTAAGAAGGGTGAGAATACTGTTAAGATCTACCTTACGAAAGACTCAGCAAAGCACCCCGATGGTGATTATGCTAAGGCTGTAGAAGCTGCGGTTGCATCTTGGAACAAGGCTTTCTCAGCTGCCAATGCTGGATTCACCTTGGAATTTGCTGGATCAGAAGACAAGGATCGCGTTGAAAATGGTGATGTTCGCTATCACAAAGTAGCTATCTATGCCGAAGACAGAATTTCAAAGTTGCTTGGTTTCGGACCTTCCTTGCAAGACTCTACGACAGGAGAAACTTTCTCTTCAACAAACCATATCTACCTACGCAACTATAAAAATGAATTAAAAAGATCAATTCAGCAGTTCATTTACTGGCAACTGGGTGCCTATGATGGACTTGCAATCGATTCTATAGAATCTCTAATCGGAACTCAAGCTCTAGCATCCGAAGCTAGATCTAACTTTGACCGAGGTCTAGCCTTTACGAGCATGAGTAGTCAATTTTCAAGACTTATAGATGAAGACTCAACAGTAAATGTTGATTATGACACAGACACCCCACTCACCTTAGGGATGTCGAAACCAAACCTTGATGGCAGAATGTGTGAATTCCTAGAAAACAGCCTTCCTATAACTGTGAAGAAAATCAAGGAGAAATGCTATCAACTTAAAGATGGTAAACCAACACTTTTTGCAACGTACCTGGAACTAATTAAATCTGAAAGAGATGCTGGCAACCCCAAGTATTCACTCACGCTCACTAGTAATGGACAAGAAATAGATGAAAAATCAGCACTAGAGGACTGCGCCTCCAGACTGATTGGCGACAAGCTACGAGCGACTATGGTTCATGAATTTGGTCACAACTACGGCTTGCGCCATAACTTTGCCGGTTCATCCGATGCTAAGAACTTTAGTAAGGACGAAGACACCCAAGAAAATCAGACGTCTACTTCAGTTATGGACTACGCTCATTCAGACGCTGATCGAATTGTTAATCTCGGCTCCTACGACTTTGCCGCTGTAAAGTATGCATATGGCAACAAAGTAGACTTAATCAACAGTACTGGTGAACTTCTTGAAGTGTCTATACTAGATGGTGAGTCACTTAAAGAAGTTGAGGAGAGACATCCTGGATACTTTGTTAAGCCATATAAGTTTTGTACTGACGATCATCTCGTCACCGGCGATGTCTATCGCTTCCAAATTAGCGATTACGATCCAATGTGTCGAAAATGGGATGAAGGCGGCACACCAAAACAGGTTGTTGAAGATGTCGCAAGACGTTTCCAAGCAAGAGTCCTAACGAACAGCCGCCTCCTCGATCGCGTAGAATCGCAGAGTCCATCTAGCTTCGAAAACTATGCAACTCGCTCCTATTTCTCGCATATGAAGCAGATCTATGATTACTTCCGATGGCTACTAGTGGAAAAAGACCCGACAGCTGTTTTTTCGGATCTCTGGGACCTTGAGGACATGTCTGTTTCTACCTATGAAAGGATGGTAGCCAAGAAGGTAGTCTTAGATAAGAATCTAGAAGAATATTATGAGGGTGCCGAACTCGTAAAAGAAATACTGTTGGATATCGTTAGGACAAACAACAAGTACTGCTTACTATCAGACGAAAATGACCCTCAATCAGTCCCGCTTGCATTAGGATTTGGAGCGATTAGAAACCAGCTTGCTAGAACGGGCAATTTGGTCAACAACTGTGCTCAAGTTTCAATTCCAGAAGAATGGTATACCGATTTTCAAAAGTCGATCCGGTCAGACTTTGATGAAGGCCAACCTGTTAGTTTAGTCACGACTCAGTTTGGCCTCGTGCACGAAGATCTTATCTCCCCGGATCCACAGGATGATCGAGGATTAGTTAAAAGTGAAATTGGCTTTGGAGCAACCAAGAAGGCTGCACTTGCCACCATTTTCGCTGACCAGTATAAACTGGTAAAAGGCAGCAAAACTTATAATGTCCAGGCTACTATCGATATATGGGATGCCAAATTCGCCCCTAGGATTGCTCAGGACCCTAGAATAAAGAGTGAGCTTCTTACATTCGTACTCGACCGATCCATGTACGGAATTAGAATGACTGGAGATGGTAGCAACGAAAAACATTTACTCTTTGGAACAGTGGATAGAGACTACTACCCGGTTTTCAAAGACGACTCTGAATATCTTAAAAAAATGATATCCGGTCTGAAAGGAGTTCTTTCCGACAATGAAAAGAAGCCCTTTAAGGAGGATGATGTTAGACGATCAGATGATTCCGAAACATACAAGTCCAGCCAGGGATACGACCCTGCCGCATACAGTGTACTTGTTAAGGGCTTCGCTCATACATTCTACAACAAGAGAATCAACCCCCATAGCTTCGTCATAGCCCAAAAATTAAATCTCCTCTACGCTGCTAGGGAGGCTCACTTAGAGAACCTAGATTTAAGCGACAGTGATAAAGTGCGAAAAGACAGGCAAGCAGTTGTCCAGAAGATTATTGACAATCGACTTTATCCAGAAATGAGCCGAGCCAATCTTCGAACACGATCAGCAGATTTTTATGTTCAAGAATATAATAAACTTGCTCAACTAGGCCAGTACTTCGATAACCAGTCCTCGGAGGTCCAAGCCCAGATAGAGCTTCTCGAAGCGCTCATTAACCTTCCCAAATAG
- a CDS encoding LysR family transcriptional regulator, which translates to MKVQDLFLFEVFNKAHHFRSFSKAAQSLGVTSSVVSKKISQLENLLGVSLFHRTTRQISLTEEGQHLLLKTEPLLDGLREIDVLFDDRDTNVEDISGTIKISSSETYANARLIPVIKEFNSIYPKIEFDLVLTNSFLNLVEEGLDLAIRIYKPSDSSMKAFKIEDNKLVVCSTPSFLENRPPIETSSDLLDYPVFFLESHGQAVLSSKDKTLKQFFPKPRITTNSGQTINEMCLQNFGIAIRSIWDIERYIKEKKLTLIDIHEEIINDSAVYAVFRDSSFLPKRTRIFLNYLKDAQKPIRNYEYFERLNK; encoded by the coding sequence ATGAAGGTACAAGATCTCTTTCTATTTGAAGTATTCAATAAAGCTCACCATTTTCGAAGTTTCTCCAAGGCAGCTCAGTCCTTAGGTGTAACCTCGTCAGTCGTATCAAAGAAAATTAGCCAACTCGAGAATCTATTGGGTGTTAGTCTTTTTCATAGAACTACGAGGCAGATCTCACTTACAGAAGAAGGTCAACACTTACTATTGAAGACTGAGCCATTGCTTGATGGCCTAAGAGAGATTGATGTTTTATTTGATGATAGAGATACCAATGTTGAAGATATCAGTGGCACCATAAAAATTTCATCTTCGGAAACCTATGCGAACGCACGGTTGATTCCTGTTATAAAGGAATTTAATTCTATTTATCCAAAAATAGAATTCGATCTTGTTCTGACAAATAGCTTTCTCAATTTGGTTGAAGAGGGGCTTGATCTGGCGATAAGGATCTATAAACCTTCCGACTCAAGTATGAAGGCATTCAAAATCGAAGATAATAAGCTTGTGGTTTGTTCGACTCCATCATTCTTGGAAAATAGACCTCCAATAGAGACATCTTCCGACCTACTGGATTACCCAGTCTTTTTTTTAGAATCTCATGGTCAGGCCGTATTGAGTTCTAAAGATAAGACTTTAAAGCAATTTTTTCCAAAGCCGAGAATAACTACAAATTCGGGTCAAACAATCAATGAAATGTGCTTACAAAACTTTGGTATTGCTATCCGATCTATATGGGACATAGAGAGATATATAAAGGAAAAAAAGCTAACCCTGATAGATATACACGAGGAAATTATTAACGATTCAGCTGTTTATGCTGTTTTTCGAGATAGCTCTTTCCTACCAAAAAGGACGCGGATCTTTCTTAACTATCTTAAGGATGCACAAAAACCCATCAGAAACTATGAATACTTCGAACGTCTTAACAAATAA
- a CDS encoding alkene reductase, which yields MSSLIFSEIELGRLVLRNRFVMAPMTRCRSSQPGDIPNELMAKYYSQRADHTGLIISEASQISAQGKGYSRTPGIFTKEQTEGWKKTTELVHKKGSKIFLQLWHVGRMSHESFHEDRQTVGPSSIKPNARVWVIGEDGVGKMIECPIPLELTKRQIRDIISNFRLAARNAIEAGFDGVEIHGANGYLIDQFLRRSSNLRRDDYGGSIENRTRFAYEVAEAVSDEVGNHRTGIRLSPFIKQRGMDDEEAIDTILSLSKRLDQLGLIYIHLAEADWDDAPDIDISFRQKIRQVYRGRIIVAGNYSTERGERLINSGLVDLIAFGRPYIANPDFPIRIKNGWGLADYDPNTLFGGAGEGYTSYQGYTQKSDQVNPTHF from the coding sequence TTGAGCAGTTTGATATTTAGCGAAATAGAACTGGGAAGGCTAGTACTAAGGAACCGATTCGTCATGGCCCCGATGACACGATGTAGATCCTCCCAACCTGGAGATATTCCGAATGAGTTGATGGCCAAATACTACTCTCAAAGAGCAGACCATACTGGATTGATCATAAGCGAGGCCAGTCAAATATCTGCCCAGGGCAAAGGCTATTCTAGAACACCCGGAATCTTCACGAAAGAGCAAACCGAAGGTTGGAAGAAGACAACTGAACTTGTTCATAAGAAAGGAAGTAAGATCTTTCTGCAGCTTTGGCATGTTGGACGCATGTCTCACGAAAGCTTTCATGAAGATAGGCAGACTGTAGGACCCTCCTCAATCAAACCTAATGCGCGAGTATGGGTTATTGGGGAAGATGGTGTTGGAAAAATGATCGAATGCCCAATACCTTTAGAGCTCACTAAAAGGCAGATTCGAGATATTATAAGCAACTTTAGATTGGCCGCAAGGAACGCTATAGAAGCAGGATTCGATGGAGTAGAAATTCACGGAGCCAATGGCTATCTAATCGACCAGTTCCTTCGTCGCTCGTCAAACCTGAGACGTGATGACTATGGAGGATCTATTGAAAACAGAACTCGTTTCGCCTATGAAGTAGCAGAAGCTGTTTCTGATGAGGTAGGAAATCATCGCACCGGTATCCGATTATCACCCTTCATAAAGCAGCGTGGAATGGATGATGAAGAGGCCATTGATACGATACTTAGTCTATCAAAACGTTTGGATCAATTAGGCTTGATATATATTCATTTGGCTGAGGCAGACTGGGATGATGCCCCTGATATTGATATTAGCTTTCGTCAAAAAATCCGCCAAGTCTATAGAGGAAGGATCATTGTAGCTGGGAATTATTCAACTGAAAGAGGAGAAAGACTCATAAATAGCGGCCTCGTAGATCTGATCGCCTTTGGTCGGCCGTACATCGCGAACCCAGACTTTCCGATAAGAATAAAGAATGGCTGGGGATTGGCTGACTACGACCCGAACACATTGTTCGGAGGTGCAGGTGAGGGGTACACGAGTTATCAGGGCTATACTCAAAAGTCGGATCAAGTTAATCCAACTCACTTCTAA
- a CDS encoding PAN/Apple domain-containing protein, whose product MPFFIPFIVGAIAAGSLGTSIANSAMDGALFAPEINRYKDEIESAKKVNQNLISEIEAIDSVYNRSVAGLNAYLDISNQLQEEFLSAESRAAEQATKKILEASTVYNHSSTQVQGEMSMIASSAITTIGSVQLQQVLSDAMKNTRNGKSAANSTKNFLKAGGKIAKQSAYRAMVKAKTVLRLTKAVKIATPAAKASARLLAAGFKASSSAISRLATKAAGPFGAALDILLIGWDISSSKGRASEYRAYRDEIIESNQQLEDLKKEANHQLAALALDEAMLRKEVVNFIKYAARILLFSMDSDIGLPESLQSFDSIQSMTKVSKEELEQMLNFIQTNFDEFYEARAYTYISMIAKYKGYFIRCNVQPEYLLDHVPVLGAFGLEFTEFIYESDFTDDFIDSFVPETCDLNLHEDQVVDGLNVASVDLESSILSNISATYWVYKDSKGSFQPYKEIIRKEASISFQSMRLENKWLFLDLARKKLFEINQHDSTESLAEQADLVPIDTVKMSYIHKQKVFEAMTAIPFERDIVRIGYDYRNLITEDAIACSRECAGDGVCHAFTWRPSDKMCWLKDQVPDRALHHFSNARSGVKLGKENLKPSLDVKCSQNKDQQERLAFILFQSGTKQLGYNASNTIDRSLNFSEVPKRVTVDLSLRSTDTSSWCEDIVEVTGTSFDDDLVGNERDNILDPGATGDKGFDMLRGENGSDIYKLHSSNRIMIDNYAIDQKTDTIIIPARFKDLSIQDLGFLFSESLVLSGPNIMVIVKNWFSDELYRHAVFQSSDGIRFTAPNSKGEMKLSQDT is encoded by the coding sequence ATGCCGTTTTTCATTCCTTTTATTGTGGGTGCGATCGCAGCGGGATCACTAGGAACAAGTATCGCTAACTCAGCGATGGATGGTGCTCTATTTGCACCCGAGATTAATCGCTACAAAGACGAGATCGAGTCAGCGAAGAAGGTAAATCAAAATTTAATTTCAGAGATTGAAGCTATCGATAGTGTGTATAATCGCAGCGTAGCTGGCCTTAATGCTTATCTTGACATCTCAAACCAGCTTCAAGAGGAGTTTCTCTCTGCAGAGTCAAGGGCTGCCGAACAAGCAACCAAGAAAATTCTTGAGGCATCAACAGTCTATAACCATTCTAGCACCCAAGTTCAGGGCGAAATGTCAATGATTGCTTCGTCAGCGATAACCACTATAGGCTCAGTCCAGCTGCAGCAAGTTCTGAGCGACGCTATGAAAAATACTCGCAATGGCAAGTCAGCTGCAAATAGTACAAAAAACTTCCTAAAGGCAGGGGGAAAGATCGCTAAGCAATCTGCATATCGGGCTATGGTCAAAGCCAAAACTGTTCTCCGTTTGACTAAAGCAGTTAAAATAGCGACTCCAGCAGCGAAGGCAAGTGCTAGGTTATTGGCCGCCGGCTTCAAAGCAAGTTCCTCGGCGATTTCGAGATTAGCAACTAAAGCAGCTGGACCATTTGGTGCGGCCTTAGACATACTTCTTATTGGCTGGGATATAAGCTCATCAAAAGGCAGAGCAAGTGAATATAGAGCATATCGCGACGAAATAATCGAGTCTAATCAACAACTGGAAGATCTAAAGAAAGAAGCCAACCACCAGTTAGCGGCTCTGGCTCTAGATGAAGCGATGTTACGAAAAGAAGTTGTCAACTTCATTAAGTATGCAGCTCGGATCCTATTATTTAGTATGGATTCAGATATAGGCCTTCCAGAAAGCCTACAAAGCTTTGACTCGATTCAAAGTATGACGAAGGTTAGTAAGGAAGAGCTAGAACAGATGCTCAACTTCATCCAAACTAACTTCGACGAATTCTACGAAGCTCGTGCCTATACATATATTAGTATGATTGCGAAATATAAGGGTTACTTCATAAGGTGTAATGTTCAACCTGAGTATCTGCTCGATCACGTTCCTGTTCTGGGAGCCTTCGGTCTGGAATTCACAGAGTTTATCTATGAAAGTGACTTCACTGACGATTTCATAGATTCTTTTGTGCCAGAAACATGTGACCTCAATCTTCACGAGGACCAAGTTGTTGATGGATTGAACGTAGCATCAGTGGATCTTGAGTCATCAATTCTTTCCAATATCTCTGCTACTTATTGGGTATACAAAGACAGCAAGGGCTCTTTTCAACCCTATAAGGAAATCATTCGAAAAGAAGCGAGTATCTCGTTTCAGTCGATGAGGCTCGAAAACAAATGGCTATTTCTAGACCTAGCCAGAAAGAAGCTGTTCGAAATCAATCAGCATGATAGTACGGAAAGTTTAGCGGAACAGGCAGACCTAGTACCGATAGACACAGTAAAGATGTCCTACATACATAAACAGAAGGTTTTTGAAGCGATGACTGCTATTCCCTTCGAACGAGATATTGTTCGTATTGGATACGACTATCGCAATCTTATTACCGAAGATGCTATAGCTTGCAGTCGAGAGTGTGCAGGTGATGGAGTTTGCCATGCTTTCACCTGGAGGCCATCAGATAAAATGTGCTGGCTAAAAGATCAGGTTCCCGATAGAGCCCTCCATCACTTCTCTAATGCTCGATCCGGAGTGAAGCTCGGAAAGGAAAATCTAAAACCGTCGCTCGATGTAAAGTGTAGCCAGAATAAGGACCAACAGGAAAGACTTGCATTCATTTTGTTTCAAAGTGGCACCAAACAGCTTGGATATAACGCTAGCAACACTATTGATCGAAGCCTAAATTTCAGCGAGGTTCCGAAGCGAGTCACTGTAGATCTTTCTCTTCGATCTACTGACACAAGCTCTTGGTGCGAGGATATCGTAGAGGTAACAGGAACTTCTTTTGATGACGATTTAGTTGGTAATGAGCGCGATAATATCTTAGATCCAGGTGCGACTGGTGATAAAGGGTTTGACATGCTACGGGGTGAGAATGGAAGTGACATTTACAAGCTTCACAGTAGCAACAGAATTATGATCGATAACTATGCTATCGATCAAAAGACAGATACCATAATTATTCCTGCCCGATTTAAGGACCTTTCGATTCAAGACTTAGGCTTCCTATTTTCTGAGTCTCTCGTACTCTCAGGGCCTAATATAATGGTTATAGTCAAAAATTGGTTCTCTGATGAACTCTACCGTCATGCAGTCTTTCAGAGTAGTGATGGAATAAGGTTCACAGCACCGAATAGCAAAGGAGAAATGAAGCTTAGTCAGGATACCTAA
- a CDS encoding YbhB/YbcL family Raf kinase inhibitor-like protein translates to MKILSILAMLSICTTGKSINVTTKGTKGSYLQHRHTYDGFGCTGLNQVPDISWSELPQDAKYVSITIYDPDAPTGGGWWHWAISNIPVDTFKRINNDNYKKVVAAGAVESLTSFGQPGYGGPCPPKEDHPHRYVVSVYALKDKIKVESSYQPALVGFILNSNKLAMTTTTLLYGR, encoded by the coding sequence ATGAAGATTCTATCTATACTCGCGATGCTATCTATTTGCACTACTGGCAAGTCAATAAATGTCACTACGAAAGGCACAAAAGGCTCTTACCTTCAACATCGACACACTTATGACGGGTTTGGTTGTACCGGTTTAAACCAAGTTCCCGATATCAGCTGGTCAGAACTTCCACAGGATGCAAAATATGTTTCGATAACTATTTATGACCCTGACGCTCCTACAGGTGGTGGTTGGTGGCATTGGGCGATTTCAAATATCCCCGTTGATACCTTCAAAAGAATCAACAATGATAATTACAAAAAAGTAGTTGCCGCGGGAGCTGTTGAATCATTGACATCCTTTGGTCAGCCGGGGTATGGAGGGCCGTGTCCCCCTAAAGAAGATCATCCACATCGGTATGTAGTCTCTGTTTATGCACTTAAAGATAAGATAAAAGTGGAATCGTCTTACCAGCCGGCTCTTGTTGGTTTCATTTTAAATTCTAACAAGTTAGCTATGACTACTACAACATTACTTTATGGTCGCTAA
- a CDS encoding MarR family winged helix-turn-helix transcriptional regulator: MKKNIYETFSPGFLLTKSSRMIMKRYEEGLGQTGISPLQSGVLYVISFHRSPSQKEISEILFIDKVTLSKIIFNLQQNKLISHITSNNDRREKRWTLTAKGEEKLRQVEEIDHEIEKYMRHIVSKNECDTLSKVLKKLLIKGSS; encoded by the coding sequence ATGAAGAAAAATATCTATGAAACATTTAGCCCAGGGTTCTTACTAACAAAGTCATCGCGAATGATTATGAAACGATATGAGGAAGGCCTTGGTCAAACTGGGATATCCCCACTGCAAAGTGGAGTACTCTATGTGATTTCATTTCACAGAAGCCCATCGCAAAAAGAAATTTCTGAGATTCTTTTTATAGACAAGGTGACACTTTCAAAAATTATTTTCAATTTGCAGCAAAACAAGCTGATTTCACATATTACCTCTAATAATGACCGCCGAGAGAAAAGGTGGACCCTAACTGCAAAGGGAGAGGAGAAACTCAGGCAAGTTGAGGAAATTGATCACGAGATAGAGAAGTATATGAGGCACATAGTCAGTAAGAACGAATGTGACACTCTTAGTAAAGTACTCAAGAAGCTTCTGATTAAAGGGTCAAGCTAG
- a CDS encoding ATP-binding protein: protein MWIQRKYQDLIAESVSTRPAVLVTGARQTGKTSILSHMFPDYSFVSLDLPSMAELAENEPERFLREFPPPVIIDEAQYAPRLFRHLKRFIDESRSINGQFLLTGSQKFQLMNSVGDSLAGRIDIIEFETLSQQEILSTQSSLSLESLLFRGGYPELHNNVELRESRFFSGYIASYLERDVKGVLNVQNLRDFESFIRALALRSGQLLNKAEVAKDIGISPTTANSWISVLEASGQITLLEPWFGNKTKQMVKSPKLYFNDTGLLIFLLGIRSEEAMLDSPYLGAIWETFVFSEIRKRDLHRDGSWNWNFYRDKTREIDFIKDEGGVFTLLECKWTESPSKKDIKHLEYFRENIAKGRVAKSFVVSRPSNRFPLSEFVDAANLQDLW from the coding sequence ATGTGGATTCAACGTAAATACCAAGATTTGATTGCGGAGTCAGTATCAACTCGGCCTGCTGTCCTAGTCACTGGAGCCCGACAGACTGGAAAGACTTCTATTCTCTCTCACATGTTCCCAGATTACTCTTTTGTGAGCCTTGATCTACCGTCAATGGCCGAGTTAGCAGAGAACGAGCCAGAACGGTTCCTTAGAGAGTTCCCGCCACCTGTTATCATTGATGAGGCTCAGTATGCTCCCCGGTTGTTTCGCCATCTGAAAAGGTTCATCGATGAGTCTCGAAGCATAAACGGTCAGTTCTTATTAACTGGATCTCAGAAGTTTCAGTTGATGAATTCGGTTGGAGATTCTCTCGCAGGTAGAATCGATATCATTGAATTCGAAACACTATCGCAACAAGAGATTCTGAGCACTCAAAGCAGTTTGTCTTTGGAATCTCTTCTTTTTCGGGGAGGCTATCCCGAGCTTCATAATAACGTTGAACTAAGAGAATCAAGATTCTTTAGTGGATATATTGCTTCTTATCTAGAGCGTGATGTAAAAGGCGTATTAAATGTCCAGAATCTTCGAGATTTCGAGAGCTTTATTAGAGCTCTTGCCTTAAGGTCTGGACAGTTACTAAACAAGGCAGAGGTTGCAAAAGATATAGGGATTAGTCCCACGACAGCAAACTCCTGGATCTCGGTTCTTGAAGCTTCTGGGCAGATTACCCTTCTAGAGCCATGGTTTGGTAACAAGACTAAACAAATGGTCAAGAGTCCTAAACTTTACTTTAATGATACGGGTCTCCTAATCTTCCTGCTAGGAATAAGGTCTGAAGAGGCTATGTTAGATTCACCTTACTTAGGAGCCATTTGGGAGACGTTTGTCTTTTCCGAGATTCGTAAGAGAGATCTTCACCGAGATGGTTCATGGAACTGGAACTTCTATCGAGATAAGACTAGAGAGATTGATTTTATTAAGGATGAAGGCGGAGTCTTTACTTTGCTAGAGTGTAAATGGACTGAGAGTCCTTCTAAGAAAGATATCAAACATCTGGAGTATTTTAGAGAGAATATTGCTAAAGGTAGGGTAGCTAAAAGTTTTGTTGTATCAAGACCTAGTAATCGATTTCCGCTTTCCGAGTTTGTTGATGCGGCTAATCTTCAGGATTTGTGGTGA